In Deltaproteobacteria bacterium, the genomic window CGAGTCCGAGGACGCACGCCAGCAAGCCCACCGCGGCGAGGAGCTCGATGACGCCCGCCACGAGGAGCCGTCGATGCATCACGCTCTCGCCCTTGACGAGCAGCAGCGACCCATCTCCCGCTCCGAGGCGCGCCGGACCGGACCTGTAGCCTCCGGCTCCGCCGCCCCCGGAGAGCACCTGGCCCACGACTTGGACCGTCTCGCCCACCTTCACCGTGAGCTCGCGGTAGGTCTGCCCCGCCACCTCGTCTCCTTCGACGACGAGCCGGTCGGGCTCCACCTCCACGAAGGCCTGCTGACCCGCGTGCGTCAGCAGGAAGGAGACCGCGTGGAGGCGCTTCGTTCGCTCCTGCAGCTCGGGCGGCAGCAACTCGACACCGGGATCGGGCAGCGGGAGCGGCCGCTCCTCGCGGTAGTGCACCACCACCTCCTCGTCGAGAGGCCCAGAAAGGGCCTCGGACCCTCGCGCCACCACGCCGAAGGTTCGCACCGCGCCGTTCGGGGGCAGCTCCGCCAGCGAGCGACGCGGCACGCGCAGCAAGGGGAGCCGCGACCGAAGCGCCGTGCGCGCGTTGCGCACGAGACGCGGCACGTCGTAGGCGAAGGCGAGGCACACGAGCAGGCCCTGTCCCAGGGCGATGAAGGGCGCGCCGGTCTTTCGGCGCAGGCCCATCTCGTCGGCGGACCAGAGCCCGAGCCAGATGAGGAACGGAATCGCCGCCAGGATGCGCACCACGAAGAAGGCCGTCCGGGCCGCGGAGCGCGGCTGCCCGGGGAGGCCGAACGCGCGGCGCAGGGAGAAGGCCACGAGCCACACGCTGAGCGACGCGGCTCCCGCGACCCAGGCCGCGGCCGCGACGGTATTGGCCCACTGCGCGCGGCGATAGGTCTCGCTCACCCCGCTCCAGTACTGCCCGAGGCGCGGCACGAGCGTGCTCTGCGCGAAGGAGACGGCCATCCAGCCGAGCGCCCCCGCGGCGAGGAGGGCGAAGACCCCGCCCACCACGCGCCCCCGCCGCCGCACGGCTACCTGTGCCACGAACGATCGATACGCCATGGGTCCCCATTCTAACCCTGGTCGGCCCGGAGAGCGTGGTAAACACGCCCCCCTGGAGCTTCGGAGGCCCTGCATGAGGTCTGCGCGCGCAACACCATCGGACCGCTCGTCGATTGCGCTCTTCCTCGCCGCCTTCTTCGTGGCCGCGCCCTTCGTGGCCGCGCTCTGCCTCACGGCGTCGCTCCTCGCGGCCTGCGGGGAGGCCACCACCGCGACCTCGGACGCGGCGCTCGCCGACGCGGGACACGGCACCGACGCGGGACACGGCACCGACGCGCGCTCCGAGGGCGGGCCAGGCGCCGACGGGAGCGCGCTCTGCGTCCAGCCGCTCGCCGACGCCGGTCCGCTCCGGGACGGCTGCACGGTGCCGAAACCCGCGCCGCCGGACCTCCTCGACGAGGCCCTCGCCAAGCTGGCACGCGACCGCTGCACCGCGAGCTACACGAGCTACGACCCGGCGGTCTACGCCTTCCTCTATGCGGCCGACCCCTATCGCCTCCCCCTCTTCGAGCGCACCCATCGCACCGCCCTCGAGAGCCCGCGGTTCGCGCGCACGCTCGCCTCCGAGCTGGATGCGGCGCTCGCCTCCAGCCGCCCCGTCACGCGCGCCCTGCAGGTCGCCCTGCACCATGCCGGCTTCGGTGGGCCGGTCTGCCTGCCCCCGCGAGCCCCCGAGAGCACCTCCCCCCTCGGGTGGGCTCTCGCGCGCCTCCTGCAGGGGAGCGGCGGCAAGGCGGACCCGGCGCAGCTCGGGCGCGAGGTGGCCGGGGTCCCGGTGGGCCTGCAAGCCGCGCTGGCCCCCGTCGTGGATGCGCTCGCGGAGGCCGCCAAGGCCCGCGCCGCCTCGCTCAGGGAGATCGACCTCGGCAAGACGGCCGAGAGCCCCGGCATCACGCCGGAGGTCCTCTTCACCTACGCCACCTCGCTCGCCCTGCGCGCGCGAAGCGGCAAGGCCTTGAACCCGAGGGAACCCTGGGTCCACAAGGTGCTCCAGGGGGGCGCGACCGGGTTCAAGGTGCAGCCCCTCTACCGCGCCGCGGTCGCGCTCGCCGCGGCGATCGAAGGAGCCGACCTCGGCCGCTTCGTGGGCACCGCGGTCTCCTTCTCCATCGCCACGCCGATCGGGCGCATCCTCCTGCGCGGCCCGGGCGACACGACCTACGACCCGAAAGACCCCGAGCTCTCCGGCCCTATCGCGCTCCTCATGGACACCGGCGGCAACGACACCTACCGCATCCCCGCCGGCGCCACCTCCTCCGTCGACAACCCGGTGTCGGTCCTCATCGACCTCGCCGGCTCGGACACCTACGGCTACGTCGAGGCTCCCTCCCCCCTCGACGGCGCGCGCCTCCCCTCCGATGAGGGCGGACGCGCCGCGGGGCTCCCACCGACCAAAGGTGACGGCCCGATCTCCCTCTCCGAGTCCTCACGCCAGGGCGCAGGCCGCCTGGGGATCGGACTCCTCTTCGACCTCGGGACCGACGCCGACCGGTACACCTCGCTCCGCATGTCGCAAGGCTTCGGCGCGCTCGGGGTGGGCGTGCTCTACGACGCGGGGGGCGACGACCGCTATCGCAGCGAGGCCGGCGCGCAGGGTGCGGGCATCTTTGGCCTCGGGCTCCTCCTCGACGCAGGCGGAAACGATCGCTACGAGACCTACACGCAGGCCCAGGGCTACGGCTACGTGAAGGGCGTGGGCCTGCTCTACGATGCGACCGGCAACGACGCGTACCTGGCCGACGTGGGGGACCCAGCCCAGGGGGGCGACCCGCTCTACCACTCGCCGCAGCTACCGGGCGCGGGCAACTCGAGCTTCGTGCAAGGTGCCGGCTTCGGCAGGCGCGCCGACCTCTCCGACGGGCAGAGCATGGCCGGCGGTCTCGGGGTGCTGCGCGACAAGACCGGCGACGACCGCTACCGCGCCTCGGTCTTCGCGCAGGGCACCGGCTACTGGTACGGCACGGGCGTCCTCGCCGACGGGGCGGGCCGCGACACCTACGACGGCCTCTGGTACGTGCAAGGCTCGGCGGCGCACTTCGCCCTCGCGCTCTTCCTCGAGGATGGGGGCGACGACCGCTACAACGCCGAGCTCGCGCCCCGCTCCACCTCGATCGGCGTCGGACACGATTGCTCCGTGGGCTGGCACCTCGACCTCGGCGGAGACGACGCCTACCGTGCCCCCAACCTCTCGCTCGGCGCGGGCAACGACAACGGCCACGGGTTCTTCGTGAACCGCGGGGGCACGGACGGCTACGTCACCGTCGGGAAGTCCACCCTCGGCGCGGCGCCGCAGAGCGTGCAGACCGGCTGGCGGCCGAAGGCGCTCACCCTTGGCGTGTTCGTGGACACCGACGGCGCGGACACCTACCGCCTGGATGGGCAGCCCGACGACCGGAACGACCGGAGCTGGCTCTACGGCTCCGCCCCCGCGCCGAGCCCCTCGAGCGGGGTGGGTCTCGACGGTGCAGGGACGGTCGATCTGCCCTGACCGTCCGCGTGCGCCGGCAGCCGCCCGCGTCGCTGCCAGGCGCGCGTCAGTCTCCGCCCGGTCGGATCCTCGGTGGGGACGGCGCGACCCGCCCCGACGCCAGAGGCGTGGGCAACGCGACGAAGAAGGTGGACCCCGCCCCCGGCTGGCTCTGCACCCAGATCTCTCCGCCGTGCGCCTCCACGACGTACCGGCAAAGCGCGAGGCCGAGCCCGGTGGACATGCGCACGCCGGCGCGTCGCGATTCCACCTGACCGAACTTCTCGAAGATCTTGTCGTGGTACTCCTCGGGAATCCCTTCGCCGGTGTCGCTCACCGCGACGAGCACGTACGGCGCCACGAGCCGCACCCGGTCGTGACCGTCCTCGACCACCTCGCTGCGAATGGTCACCCGTCCCCCGGCCGGGGTGACCTTGAGCGCGTTCCCCGCCAGGTTGTGCAGCATGCGGCTCACGAGCTCGTGGTCGAAGCGCAGCGCGGGCACGTCCTGCGAGAGCACGGTCGTGACCTGGATCCCGCGCGAGCGCGCGAGCGGCGCGAGCCTTCGCACCACCGCACGCAGGTGGTCGTTCAGCGCCCCCGGCGAGAGGCGAAGCTGCGCCCTCCCCGCCTCGAAGCGCGCCACGTCGAGGAGGCTGTTCACCATCTCCAGGATGTCCTCGGTGCTGCCGACCCCCTCCCGCACCGTGTCGGCCACCGTCCCCGGAAGCAGGTCGCCCCCCGTCGCGGACACCTCCTGTAGCGTGAGCAGCACCGCCTGTAGCGGGTTCCGCAGGTCGTGCACGATCATCCGGTTCAGGTCCTCGCGCAGCTGCTCGGCGTTACGGATCGCCCGCGCGTTGGCGATGGCCCCCGCGACCGACTTGGCCAGCGTCTCGAGGACCAGTCGGTCGTCGTCGTCGAAGCCGTCGCGCTCGCAGCGCTGTACCTCCACCGCGCCGATGATCCGATCGTGGGTGTTCAGCGGCACGCAGAGGATGCTCTGCACGTCCGGATGCAGCGCCTGCGCGGCGTCGAAGTTCTCGGGGCCACCGATCATCACCGTCTGACCGGTGCGTCCAACGCGGCCGGCGATCCCGCACCCGAGCGGCTCCCGGCTCCCGAGCTGCACCGTCGTCGGCTGCTCGCACGACAGCGCGCGCAAGACCATCTCGCGCTCCTCGCTGAGCCAGACCCCCGTGACGAAGTAACCGAAGCGGTCGTGCACCTGCTCGGCCACGTGCCCGAGGATCTGGTCCAGGTCGATGGACTCGGTGCAGATGCGCGTGACCTCGTTGATCACGAGGAGCTGCTGCCACCGCCGGCGCTGACTGTCGAAGAGCCGCGCGTTGTCGATCGCCTGCGCGAGGTAGCCGGCCAGGTTCTCGAGGAGCGACTGATCCTCCTCGGTGAAGTGGTGCGGCTCGACGTGCTCCACGTCCACCGCCCCGAGGATGCGTCCGCGCACCCGCAGCGGCACACAGATCTCCGACCGCACCCCCTTCACCAGCTCCACGTAGCGCGGATCGTTGCGCACGTCGCCGACCCGCAGCGGCTCGCCCGAGGTCACGACCTCGCTGACCACCCCCTCGCCGAGCTGCCGCGATAGGCGCTCGAAATCCACGCCCTCGACGAACTCGAGGCGGGTGGCGTGCCCGCCGTGCACCAGGCGCCGCCCGGTCTTGTCGAGCAGCAGCACGGCGGCGAAGGAGATGTCGAGCGTCTCGAGCATCGCGCGGCAGGCCATCGCCACGACCTGCTCGCGGTCGAGCGACGACATGACCAGCCGGCTCATCTCGTTGACCAGCCG contains:
- a CDS encoding GAF domain-containing protein, whose translation is MSTPERARDLRDLEFLADVTRETLSSLQQGPLLWRVVQLLRHRFGYDVVTIGVVEGDAVVFRAGSSSSGEAELVDGSPDMALRAPAGRGIVGKVVETQASRLVPDVAVDPDFVAELAAPNVRSVLVVPIVHRDELLGVVDVQSERPAAFDETDLKLLEVVAALVGPAMHTARLYERERRRLRHFRLVNEMSRLVMSSLDREQVVAMACRAMLETLDISFAAVLLLDKTGRRLVHGGHATRLEFVEGVDFERLSRQLGEGVVSEVVTSGEPLRVGDVRNDPRYVELVKGVRSEICVPLRVRGRILGAVDVEHVEPHHFTEEDQSLLENLAGYLAQAIDNARLFDSQRRRWQQLLVINEVTRICTESIDLDQILGHVAEQVHDRFGYFVTGVWLSEEREMVLRALSCEQPTTVQLGSREPLGCGIAGRVGRTGQTVMIGGPENFDAAQALHPDVQSILCVPLNTHDRIIGAVEVQRCERDGFDDDDRLVLETLAKSVAGAIANARAIRNAEQLREDLNRMIVHDLRNPLQAVLLTLQEVSATGGDLLPGTVADTVREGVGSTEDILEMVNSLLDVARFEAGRAQLRLSPGALNDHLRAVVRRLAPLARSRGIQVTTVLSQDVPALRFDHELVSRMLHNLAGNALKVTPAGGRVTIRSEVVEDGHDRVRLVAPYVLVAVSDTGEGIPEEYHDKIFEKFGQVESRRAGVRMSTGLGLALCRYVVEAHGGEIWVQSQPGAGSTFFVALPTPLASGRVAPSPPRIRPGGD